The Erythrolamprus reginae isolate rEryReg1 chromosome 3, rEryReg1.hap1, whole genome shotgun sequence genome contains a region encoding:
- the ARMH2 gene encoding armadillo-like helical domain-containing protein 2, whose amino-acid sequence MGIVFSALKTCYDAYRDSLREPMIKMTDPIFHHHKIKIYAMDLRNTELPLQERAKAALYIGLLTYTGGVGAGSLASQYIWDMIDILMMPDTSTKVRILVLKGLCSVCYINPVNQNEAKNHHLPEILLSYLEEDEDAADADPDIVLVKFWVCYLMTVVCCNNLSYIKLFHEIGGLMLEKRLEYLSNMEWFGWPQNYATLMYIFMGYPAMEAYKEN is encoded by the exons ATGGGAATTGTATTTAGTGCACTAAAAACTTGTTATGACGCGTATCGTGATTCATTAAGGGAACCAATGATCAAGATGACAGATCCGATCTTCCACCAccacaaaattaaaatatatgccATGGACCTAAGAAATACAGAGCTTCCACTGCAAGAAAGAGCCAAGGCTGCATTATATATAGGCCTACTAACTTACACAG GTGGGGTTGGCGCTGGAAGTCTTGCTTCACAATATATTTGGGACATGATTGATATTTTGATGATGCCAGATACATCCACAAAAGTAAGAATCTTAGTTTTAAAAGGACTGTGTAGTGTATGCTACATTAACCCCGTAAACCAAAATGAAGCCAAAAATCACCACCTTCCTGAAATTTTGCTTTCTTATCTTGAAGAAGATGAAGATGCTGCAGATGCCGACCCAGATATAGTCCTGGTGAAGTTCTGGGTTTGTTATCTCATGACTGTTGTCTGCTGTAATAATTTGTcttatattaaattatttcatgAAATCGGTGGCCTAATGCTAGAGAAAAGGCTTGAATATCTTTCTAATATGGAATGGTTTGGCTGGCCCCAAAACTATGCTACATTAATGTACATATTTATGGGATATCCAGCCATGGAGGCATACAAAGAGAATTAA